Proteins found in one Mytilus edulis chromosome 2, xbMytEdul2.2, whole genome shotgun sequence genomic segment:
- the LOC139511412 gene encoding baculoviral IAP repeat-containing protein 7-like, producing MLSVIQSPSLSKRSYDEVPQHPLERLHSLRVDVELRRNTFTNWPSNIVVSSEKLCDNGFYYMGIQDKVQCAFCGGILSGWTKDDDVHREHSKHFGQCELVRVRNNNCVRRFEFSNSVQTCQKQENTSFENNVKPHNSQYSLYCDRLTSFQTWSKALKQRPEDLAATGLYYKGTTDTCQCYMCGGILSGWETEDIPQAEHKKWFPKCPLVSC from the exons ATGTTGTCAGTGATTCAATCACCGTCCTTGTCAAAAAGGAGTTACGATGAAGTTCCTCAGCACCCATTAGAAAGATTACATTCATTACGTGTAGATGTTGAATTAAGAAGAAACACATTCACAAACTGGCCATCAAATATTGTCGTGTCATCTGAAAAGTTGTGTGATAATGGGTTCTACTATATGGGAATTCAGGACAAAGTCCAGTGTGCTTTTTGTGGTGGGATTTTAAGTGGCTGGACAAAAGATGATGATGTCCATCGTGAACATTCTAAACATTTCGGACAATGTGAACTTGTTCGTGTGAGGAACAATAACTGTGTTAGAAGGTTTGAATTTTCTAACTCAGTTCAGACATGTCAGAAGCAAGAAAATACCTCTTTCGAAAATAATGTAAAACCGCACAATAGCCAATATTCTTTATATTGTGACAGACTCACATCTTTTCAAACTTGGTCAAAAGCCTTGAAACAGAGACCTGAAGATTTAGCAGCTACTGGTCTTTACTACAAAG GAACTACAGACACCTGTCAGTGTTATATGTGTGGAGGGATACTTTCTGGATGGGAAACTGAAGACATTCCACAAGCTGAACATAAAAAGTGGTTTCCAAAATGCCCACTTGTTTCCTGTTGA